A genome region from Nocardiopsis exhalans includes the following:
- a CDS encoding sacsin N-terminal ATP-binding-like domain-containing protein encodes MAEPVTASVADPFNTAELRRRVLSAWADAPARFREDANAEEDFALGGYRDRVVIELAQNAADAARRAGVPGRLLLALDGDRLTAANTGAPLTPQGVESLATLRASTKRDDHGSAGRFGVGFSAVVALSDDVTVDSGGAVVHFSAERARAVVTDLLDANGTHTDLADEVGRRAGQVPMLRLPFPADVVPEPLRIEGGTGDDTGETSHYDTVVTLALRDDQARERVRELLDRTGEALLLALDGLVEVRVVVDSRERTLIRETGDEAAGIDLVTAQHDADGTRVTPWRVLSRSGEFAPNLLADRPTEERDRAAWSLTWAAPVNPDGGVAALPADVENVVHAPTPTDTELDLPAVLIGTFPLSSDRRAVQPGGATDLLLMEAAGAYCALLRRFEPRAALDLVPATRVGGGAVDAVFRARVAEPLLDTAFLVTAAGHPVAPRDAVLLDTGGASGAADLVDLLAELVPPLLPGSWSPRHPALASLRVRRLGLADLADLLGDTQRPPEWWEALYAALGSAGNGGADLDELGSLPVPLADGRLVRGPRSLLLPTEDWAKVADAEGNRLDPAVLATLGVRLVHPDAAHPLLLRLGAVEAGAATVLADPNTEAAVRESLDAEDPEPVAEAVLDLVAASGTTVEDAPWLSELALRDDEDGYSIAAELLVPGAPLADLLVDDSPFGTVHDDLVHRHGTDALRAVGALWGLTVVRAEETALGEDLADVFDGAAGEDGLDGLEDWADEVLERVGDPELPPVVPELVCVADLDYIADDAWPQALAMLSRGSLREAVTEPARLLMPDGRVVDAPSYTAWWLRTRALLDGRAPVELRTADAEPALLGLYDEVPADVDPEFARALGVRSGLADLIADPDGPDDLLNRLADPARHVGRTALRRLWTALAGVDADLVTPPSLVRAVQGGSIVVADAEDAVVVDSPDLLPLVADRPLVLADAASAERLADVLDLDLASESVTGKVGSAGQIRAVPDEAALFLAGDREPDRTYLHHQKLTVDGVEVEWYTGDGTVHASGTEGLARALCWRAGQWSRRHLLAAVLRDPSAAAHLLAEADLE; translated from the coding sequence ATGGCCGAGCCGGTGACCGCTTCGGTGGCCGACCCTTTCAACACCGCCGAACTGCGCCGACGTGTGCTTTCGGCCTGGGCCGACGCGCCCGCTCGGTTCCGGGAGGACGCCAACGCCGAAGAGGACTTCGCGCTGGGCGGCTACCGCGACCGGGTGGTGATCGAACTCGCGCAGAACGCGGCCGACGCCGCGCGCCGCGCGGGTGTCCCCGGACGCCTGCTCCTGGCACTGGACGGCGACCGCCTCACCGCCGCCAACACCGGTGCCCCGCTGACCCCGCAGGGTGTGGAGTCCCTCGCCACCCTGCGGGCCTCCACCAAGCGCGACGACCACGGTTCGGCGGGCCGGTTCGGGGTCGGGTTCTCCGCCGTGGTGGCGCTCAGCGACGACGTCACCGTGGATTCGGGCGGTGCCGTGGTGCACTTCTCCGCTGAACGCGCCCGGGCCGTGGTCACCGACCTGCTCGACGCCAACGGCACCCACACCGACCTCGCCGACGAGGTGGGCCGCCGCGCCGGGCAGGTGCCGATGCTGCGTCTGCCCTTCCCTGCCGACGTCGTGCCGGAGCCTCTCCGGATCGAGGGCGGCACCGGCGACGACACGGGTGAGACCAGTCACTACGACACCGTGGTCACGCTGGCCCTGCGTGACGACCAGGCCCGGGAGCGGGTCCGGGAACTGCTGGACCGCACCGGGGAGGCCCTCCTCCTCGCCCTGGACGGCCTCGTCGAGGTGCGCGTGGTGGTCGACAGCCGGGAACGGACCCTCATCCGCGAAACCGGGGACGAGGCCGCAGGGATCGATCTGGTCACCGCCCAGCACGACGCCGACGGCACCCGGGTCACGCCCTGGCGTGTCCTGAGCCGCTCCGGCGAGTTCGCCCCGAACCTGCTCGCGGACCGCCCCACCGAGGAGCGCGACCGCGCCGCGTGGTCACTGACCTGGGCCGCGCCCGTCAACCCCGACGGTGGTGTGGCCGCGCTGCCCGCCGACGTCGAGAACGTCGTGCACGCGCCCACCCCCACCGACACCGAACTCGACCTGCCCGCGGTTCTCATCGGCACGTTCCCGCTGAGCTCGGACCGGCGCGCCGTCCAGCCGGGCGGGGCCACCGACCTCCTGCTCATGGAGGCCGCCGGCGCCTACTGCGCGCTCCTGCGCCGCTTCGAGCCCAGGGCCGCCCTCGACCTGGTGCCCGCCACCCGGGTGGGCGGCGGCGCCGTGGACGCGGTCTTCCGGGCACGGGTCGCCGAACCCCTGTTGGACACCGCGTTCCTGGTCACCGCGGCCGGGCACCCGGTCGCCCCGCGTGACGCCGTCCTGCTGGACACCGGCGGGGCGAGCGGCGCCGCCGACCTCGTCGACCTGCTCGCCGAACTCGTCCCGCCGCTGCTGCCCGGCTCCTGGAGCCCTCGGCACCCGGCGCTGGCCTCGCTGCGCGTGCGCCGCCTGGGCCTGGCCGACCTCGCCGACCTGCTCGGCGACACCCAACGCCCGCCGGAGTGGTGGGAGGCCCTCTACGCCGCCCTGGGCAGTGCCGGAAACGGTGGCGCCGACCTCGACGAACTCGGCTCGCTGCCGGTCCCGTTGGCCGACGGCCGCCTGGTCCGGGGCCCGCGCTCACTGCTGCTGCCCACAGAGGACTGGGCGAAGGTCGCCGACGCCGAGGGCAACCGGCTCGACCCGGCCGTCCTGGCCACTCTGGGCGTGCGCCTGGTGCACCCCGATGCCGCCCACCCGTTGCTGCTGCGTCTGGGCGCCGTGGAGGCCGGGGCCGCCACGGTCCTGGCCGACCCCAACACCGAGGCCGCCGTCCGGGAGTCCCTGGACGCCGAGGATCCCGAACCCGTCGCCGAGGCCGTCCTGGACCTGGTCGCCGCCTCCGGCACCACGGTCGAGGACGCGCCCTGGCTGTCCGAGCTGGCCCTGCGTGACGACGAGGACGGCTACTCGATCGCCGCCGAACTCCTCGTTCCCGGTGCGCCCCTGGCCGACCTGCTGGTGGACGACTCGCCGTTCGGCACCGTCCATGACGACCTCGTCCACCGCCACGGCACCGACGCCCTGCGCGCCGTGGGCGCCCTGTGGGGGCTGACCGTGGTCCGTGCGGAGGAGACCGCGCTCGGTGAGGACCTCGCCGACGTCTTCGACGGCGCCGCGGGCGAGGACGGCCTCGACGGCCTGGAGGACTGGGCCGACGAGGTCCTCGAACGCGTCGGTGACCCCGAACTCCCGCCTGTGGTACCCGAGCTGGTGTGCGTCGCCGACCTCGACTACATCGCCGACGACGCCTGGCCGCAGGCCCTGGCGATGCTCTCCCGGGGGTCGCTGCGCGAGGCCGTCACCGAACCCGCCCGGCTGCTGATGCCGGACGGCCGGGTCGTCGACGCACCCTCCTACACCGCCTGGTGGCTGCGCACCCGGGCGCTCCTGGACGGGCGCGCCCCGGTCGAGCTGCGCACCGCCGACGCCGAACCCGCGCTCCTCGGCCTCTACGACGAGGTGCCCGCCGACGTCGACCCCGAGTTCGCCCGGGCCCTGGGCGTGCGCAGCGGCCTGGCCGACCTGATCGCCGACCCCGACGGCCCGGACGACCTGCTGAACCGGCTCGCCGACCCGGCCCGGCACGTGGGGCGCACCGCTCTGCGCCGCCTGTGGACGGCCCTGGCCGGGGTGGACGCCGACCTCGTCACCCCGCCCTCCCTGGTGCGCGCGGTCCAGGGCGGGTCGATCGTGGTGGCCGACGCCGAGGACGCCGTGGTGGTGGACTCCCCGGACCTGCTGCCGCTGGTCGCGGACCGGCCGCTGGTCCTGGCCGACGCCGCCTCCGCCGAACGGCTCGCTGACGTGCTGGACCTGGACCTGGCCTCGGAGAGTGTCACCGGCAAGGTGGGCTCAGCCGGCCAGATCCGCGCAGTGCCCGACGAGGCGGCACTCTTCCTCGCCGGTGACCGGGAGCCGGACCGCACCTACCTGCACCACCAGAAGCTCACCGTGGACGGTGTGGAGGTGGAGTGGTACACCGGCGACGGCACGGTGCACGCCTCGGGGACGGAAGGGCTGGCCCGGGCGCTGTGCTGGCGGGCCGGTCAGTGGTCCCGCCGCCACCTGCTCGCCGCGGTGCTCAGGGACCCGTCCGCCGCCGCGCACCTGCTCGCCGAGGCCGACCTGGAGTAG
- a CDS encoding MOSC domain-containing protein, translating into MSPTPTARVAALVVHPVKGCAGIPLRTAELTPAGLTHDRSFMVVDDSGDFRSQRRDPRMARIVPELDADGTRLVLSTEGFSPVKVDVDPEGRRLDVAVHRQPLVGVDQGDEVAEWLTEVFGQASRLVRVPEDHRRETGGLTPGTAGFADGHAAVVGSLSSLDLLNERILATGGEAVPMDRFRPNIVVSGWSEAHTEDRVRRVRLGTAELGYAKVCIRCAVTTVDQVSGVKRGPEPLRSLAGYRRADDGGVAFCSKFAVTVPGTVSVGDPLDVTEWAEPEQGLGPRLADATR; encoded by the coding sequence ATGAGCCCTACTCCGACCGCCCGTGTGGCCGCGCTCGTCGTCCACCCCGTCAAGGGATGCGCCGGGATTCCCCTGCGCACCGCCGAACTCACCCCCGCCGGGCTCACCCACGACCGCTCGTTCATGGTGGTCGACGACTCCGGCGACTTCCGCAGCCAGCGCAGGGATCCCCGGATGGCACGGATCGTGCCCGAACTCGACGCCGACGGCACTCGGCTGGTGCTGAGCACCGAGGGCTTCTCCCCGGTCAAGGTGGACGTGGACCCCGAGGGCCGCCGTCTGGACGTGGCCGTGCACAGGCAGCCGCTGGTGGGGGTGGACCAGGGCGACGAGGTCGCCGAGTGGCTCACCGAGGTGTTCGGCCAGGCCAGTCGGCTCGTGCGGGTCCCCGAGGACCACCGGCGTGAGACCGGCGGGCTGACCCCCGGTACCGCCGGTTTCGCCGACGGGCACGCCGCGGTGGTGGGCTCGCTGTCCTCCCTGGACCTGCTCAACGAGCGCATCCTCGCCACCGGCGGCGAGGCCGTGCCGATGGACCGTTTCCGGCCCAACATCGTGGTGTCCGGCTGGTCGGAGGCGCACACCGAGGACCGGGTGCGCAGGGTCCGTCTGGGCACCGCGGAGCTCGGTTACGCGAAGGTGTGCATCCGGTGCGCGGTCACCACCGTCGACCAGGTCAGCGGAGTCAAGCGCGGCCCCGAACCGCTGCGTTCCCTGGCCGGGTACCGCCGCGCGGACGACGGCGGGGTGGCGTTCTGCTCGAAGTTCGCGGTCACCGTCCCCGGCACGGTCTCCGTGGGCGATCCGCTGGACGTCACCGAGTGGGCCGAACCGGAACAGGGCCTGGGCCCCCGACTGGCCGATGCCACCCGCTGA
- a CDS encoding DUF2530 domain-containing protein, with translation MRKPRQPDPEVHESDYRVPAAIGTVAWAIALVVLLVMGDGLPASERWWIGVCVTGIALGVFGFLYIPYLFRKRDEAADRAAERAADSHPREPETP, from the coding sequence GTGCGCAAACCTCGCCAGCCAGACCCCGAAGTCCACGAGAGCGACTACCGAGTCCCGGCCGCCATCGGCACGGTCGCGTGGGCGATCGCGCTCGTCGTGCTCCTCGTCATGGGGGACGGCCTGCCCGCCTCGGAACGCTGGTGGATCGGCGTGTGTGTGACCGGGATCGCCCTCGGCGTCTTCGGCTTCCTCTACATCCCCTACCTGTTCCGCAAACGCGACGAAGCGGCCGATCGCGCGGCCGAACGGGCCGCCGACTCCCACCCCCGCGAACCCGAAACCCCCTGA
- a CDS encoding TetR/AcrR family transcriptional regulator, with amino-acid sequence MRPSSRTLILDAAVRVTERAGITALTMDSAAEEAGLTKGGLLYHFRTREDMILAIQRHLVDGWEARLVAELGKPWAEATPLERGAAYVHVMMREETRQADLAFMVEAESNPELARIWDELMERWVPTPHSLDPRRLDLFLARLAADGLWMFRATPGNALSEEVEEGLRARVAELLAADLETPAPEEKRA; translated from the coding sequence ATGCGACCCAGTTCGAGAACCCTCATCCTCGACGCCGCGGTCCGGGTGACCGAGCGCGCGGGCATCACAGCGCTGACCATGGACTCCGCCGCCGAGGAGGCCGGGCTGACCAAGGGCGGCCTGCTCTACCACTTCCGCACCCGCGAGGACATGATCCTGGCGATCCAGCGGCACCTCGTCGACGGATGGGAGGCCCGCCTGGTCGCCGAGCTCGGCAAACCCTGGGCGGAGGCCACTCCCCTGGAGCGGGGTGCCGCCTACGTGCACGTGATGATGCGCGAGGAGACCAGGCAGGCCGACCTCGCCTTCATGGTCGAGGCGGAGTCCAACCCCGAGCTGGCCCGGATCTGGGACGAGCTGATGGAGCGCTGGGTGCCCACCCCGCACTCGCTCGACCCCCGGCGGCTGGACCTGTTCCTCGCACGGCTGGCCGCCGACGGGCTCTGGATGTTCCGGGCCACCCCCGGCAACGCGCTCTCCGAAGAGGTCGAAGAGGGCCTGCGGGCGCGCGTGGCCGAACTGCTCGCCGCCGACCTCGAAACACCTGCCCCCGAGGAGAAGCGCGCGTGA
- a CDS encoding MFS transporter: protein MSDMTETGVQPVSGTRRWLVLAAVSAGLLLISVDMTILYTALPTLSAELQASASERLWIINAYPLVMAGLLLGAGTLGDRVGHKRMYLIGLVLFGAASLVAAYSLTPAMLIAGRAFLAVGAAAMMPATLSLIRITFVDERERGIAIGVWGTMAMVGAAIGPIVGGALLEFFWWGSVFLVNVPIVLVALVLAAVVAPGGSGSSERPWDFLASVQVMAGLVGVVYAIKEVTGPEPSVLAVVVSVVAAVAGLWSFVRRQRGQAYPLIDFTLFRDPRILIGVLAAGMAMFALAGVQLVLTQRLQLVLGFTPFQSGLTVAAMALGALPVGVTVGALLYRLGTRPVIVAGLLATALGTVGVLLSTSAPLVWTVVGLLVVGAGTGASMTAASAAIVGNAPAHRAGMAASVEEVSYELGSLTGVAVLGSLMAAVYARTVSLPAQAPPVAAEGMDEALRASEGLDPAGADALLGAAVQAFDNGYQVTLVIAAAVLFASAAFGFLHKRGQDSGSAA from the coding sequence GTGAGCGACATGACCGAAACCGGGGTTCAGCCGGTCTCCGGAACCAGACGCTGGCTCGTCCTGGCCGCCGTCTCGGCCGGGCTGCTGCTGATCTCGGTGGACATGACCATCCTGTACACCGCGCTGCCCACCCTGAGCGCCGAACTCCAGGCCAGCGCCTCCGAACGACTCTGGATCATCAACGCCTACCCCCTGGTGATGGCGGGCCTGCTGCTGGGCGCCGGGACGCTCGGCGACCGGGTCGGGCACAAGCGGATGTACCTGATCGGGCTCGTGCTGTTCGGCGCCGCCTCGCTGGTGGCCGCGTACTCCCTGACCCCCGCCATGCTGATCGCCGGACGCGCCTTCCTGGCCGTGGGTGCCGCCGCGATGATGCCCGCCACGCTGTCGCTGATCCGCATCACCTTCGTGGACGAGCGCGAACGCGGGATCGCCATCGGGGTCTGGGGCACCATGGCGATGGTCGGCGCCGCGATCGGGCCGATCGTCGGTGGAGCACTGCTGGAGTTCTTCTGGTGGGGCTCGGTCTTCCTGGTGAACGTGCCGATCGTGCTGGTGGCACTGGTGCTGGCCGCCGTGGTCGCTCCCGGAGGCTCGGGCAGCTCCGAGCGCCCCTGGGACTTCCTGGCCTCGGTACAGGTCATGGCCGGTCTGGTGGGTGTGGTCTACGCGATCAAGGAGGTCACCGGCCCGGAGCCGTCCGTGCTCGCCGTGGTGGTGTCCGTGGTGGCGGCGGTCGCGGGTTTGTGGAGTTTCGTCCGGCGCCAGCGCGGTCAGGCCTACCCGCTGATCGACTTCACGCTCTTCCGCGACCCGCGGATCCTCATCGGTGTGCTCGCGGCGGGGATGGCCATGTTCGCGCTCGCGGGCGTGCAGTTGGTGCTGACCCAGCGCCTGCAGCTGGTGCTGGGCTTCACCCCGTTCCAGTCCGGGCTGACCGTCGCGGCGATGGCTCTGGGCGCCCTGCCCGTGGGCGTGACCGTCGGCGCGCTGCTGTACCGCCTGGGCACCCGGCCGGTGATCGTGGCCGGGCTGCTCGCGACGGCCCTGGGCACCGTGGGCGTGCTGCTGTCCACCTCGGCACCGCTGGTCTGGACGGTCGTGGGCCTGCTGGTGGTCGGTGCGGGCACCGGCGCGTCGATGACGGCCGCCTCCGCGGCGATCGTGGGCAACGCCCCCGCGCACCGGGCGGGCATGGCCGCCTCCGTGGAGGAGGTGTCCTACGAGCTGGGCAGCCTGACCGGCGTCGCGGTCCTGGGCAGTCTGATGGCCGCCGTCTACGCCCGAACCGTCTCCCTGCCCGCGCAGGCGCCTCCGGTGGCCGCCGAGGGGATGGACGAGGCCCTCCGGGCGTCGGAGGGCCTGGATCCCGCGGGCGCGGACGCGCTGCTGGGGGCAGCCGTCCAGGCCTTCGACAACGGCTACCAGGTCACCCTGGTCATCGCCGCCGCGGTTCTGTTCGCGTCGGCCGCCTTCGGCTTCCTCCACAAGCGGGGCCAGGACTCCGGGTCCGCGGCCTAG
- a CDS encoding DUF7059 domain-containing protein — protein MSETEFPRGLADRLRGILIDADYTVPGVRDRLGDAAAKALAREQLVPALRATGGEERLGLLLRLWWLQTPIPARAARSILPVDDLADAGLVTVEEGPDGPLVRALVHLGPWELEDDRPGFVVSDPKVHPGRGDVPRHDHVVGAGGASANLSRLIVDGPFERALDLGTGCGVQALHLASRAREVVATDLNPRAVHLAGISLALSGITDARLAQGSLFEPVKGERFDLIVSNPPFVITPEAARFTYRESDLPGDTVCAELVRQAPTYLTEGGWGQFLANWTHTDGDDWQDRVGGWITGTGCSGWVVQRDVQDPAEYVELWLRDSCEQGTPEYTRRYDAWLDYFDREGIKGIGFGWISLRNDVAQDATVKVEELRHDVQQPVGPYLPEVVDGAMTAHRLTDAALLSAHVALAPNVVEERVAVPGAPDPEKIVLRQRAGLRRVARIGTVESALASVCDGTMPVGPLLDAIAELMGEDPAMIRERTPEALRTLISEGFFRVAR, from the coding sequence GTGTCTGAGACAGAATTCCCGCGCGGACTCGCCGACCGCCTCCGCGGCATCCTGATCGACGCCGACTACACGGTGCCCGGTGTCCGCGACCGCCTCGGCGACGCCGCCGCCAAAGCCCTGGCCCGCGAGCAGCTCGTGCCCGCACTCCGCGCCACGGGCGGGGAGGAACGCCTCGGACTGCTCCTACGCCTGTGGTGGCTCCAGACCCCCATCCCGGCGCGGGCGGCCCGTTCCATCCTTCCCGTCGACGACCTCGCCGACGCCGGACTGGTCACCGTCGAGGAGGGGCCCGACGGCCCCCTCGTGCGCGCCCTCGTCCACCTCGGCCCCTGGGAACTGGAGGACGACCGCCCCGGCTTCGTCGTCTCCGACCCCAAGGTGCACCCCGGCCGCGGGGACGTCCCGCGCCACGACCACGTGGTCGGCGCGGGCGGCGCCTCCGCCAACCTCTCCCGGCTGATCGTCGACGGCCCCTTCGAGCGCGCCCTGGACCTCGGTACGGGCTGCGGGGTGCAGGCCCTGCACCTGGCCTCCCGGGCCCGCGAGGTGGTCGCCACCGACCTCAATCCGCGCGCGGTGCACCTGGCCGGGATCAGCCTGGCGCTGTCCGGGATCACGGACGCGCGCCTCGCCCAGGGATCGCTGTTCGAACCGGTCAAGGGCGAGCGCTTCGACCTGATCGTGTCGAACCCGCCGTTCGTGATCACCCCCGAGGCGGCCCGCTTCACCTACCGCGAGTCCGACCTGCCCGGCGACACCGTCTGCGCCGAACTGGTCCGGCAGGCGCCCACCTACCTCACCGAGGGCGGTTGGGGGCAGTTCCTCGCCAACTGGACGCACACCGACGGCGACGACTGGCAGGACCGGGTCGGCGGCTGGATCACCGGAACCGGCTGCTCCGGCTGGGTCGTGCAGCGCGACGTCCAGGACCCCGCCGAGTACGTGGAACTGTGGCTGCGCGACTCCTGCGAGCAGGGCACCCCCGAGTACACCCGGCGCTACGACGCCTGGCTGGACTACTTCGACCGCGAGGGCATCAAAGGCATCGGCTTCGGCTGGATCAGCCTGCGCAACGACGTCGCCCAGGACGCCACCGTGAAGGTGGAGGAGCTGCGGCACGACGTCCAGCAGCCGGTCGGCCCGTACCTGCCGGAGGTGGTGGACGGAGCGATGACCGCGCACCGGCTCACCGACGCCGCGCTGCTCTCCGCGCACGTGGCCCTGGCGCCGAACGTGGTCGAGGAGCGCGTGGCCGTGCCCGGCGCACCCGACCCGGAGAAGATCGTGCTGCGCCAGCGCGCGGGCCTGCGCCGCGTGGCCCGGATCGGCACCGTGGAGTCGGCCCTGGCCAGCGTCTGCGACGGCACCATGCCGGTGGGTCCGCTGCTGGACGCCATCGCCGAGCTCATGGGCGAGGACCCGGCCATGATCCGCGAACGCACCCCGGAGGCGCTGCGCACCCTGATCTCCGAGGGTTTCTTCCGCGTGGCGCGCTGA